Proteins encoded by one window of Lactobacillus paragasseri:
- a CDS encoding HAD family hydrolase — translation MIKTILFDVDGTIVDTQKVVLSTFKEVIKEYLNANVNINDLAFALGIPGRDAIKHFTNNKVLINKMAKSWSEKASNRVNEDTLFNNIPETIKSLSQEGITLGIVTSKTKQEYINEVSHFGLDDYFDVIVTASDTKNHKPNPEPLNFAISKLGVDRTETLYVGDTKYDMLTANAAKVKFALANWGAHEELPEADYQLNNPINLEEIVKG, via the coding sequence ATGATTAAGACAATTTTATTCGATGTAGATGGCACTATTGTTGATACACAAAAGGTTGTTCTTTCCACATTCAAAGAGGTTATTAAAGAATATTTAAATGCAAATGTTAATATTAACGATTTAGCCTTTGCATTGGGAATTCCTGGAAGAGATGCCATTAAGCATTTTACTAATAATAAAGTATTGATCAATAAAATGGCTAAAAGTTGGTCTGAAAAAGCTAGTAACCGAGTTAATGAAGATACATTATTTAATAATATCCCCGAAACTATCAAATCTCTATCTCAAGAGGGAATTACTTTAGGAATTGTTACTTCAAAAACTAAACAAGAGTATATTAATGAAGTCAGTCACTTTGGACTAGATGATTATTTCGATGTAATTGTTACTGCAAGTGATACTAAGAATCATAAACCTAATCCTGAACCATTAAATTTCGCAATAAGTAAACTTGGTGTAGATCGTACTGAAACGCTTTATGTAGGTGATACCAAATATGATATGTTAACTGCTAACGCTGCTAAAGTGAAATTTGCTTTAGCCAATTGGGGAGCACATGAAGAACTTCCTGAAGCAGATTATCAATTAAATAACCCAATTAATTTAGAAGAAATAGTTAAAGGATAA
- a CDS encoding helix-turn-helix transcriptional regulator, whose translation MNRVKEYRKQKGLSQMALAKRIDVARQTINLIENDKYNPSLDLCLKLAHELDTDLNTLFWDGDV comes from the coding sequence ATGAATAGAGTTAAAGAATATCGAAAGCAAAAAGGCTTATCACAGATGGCATTAGCTAAAAGGATAGATGTTGCTAGGCAAACAATAAATTTAATTGAAAATGATAAATATAATCCTTCATTAGATTTATGTTTGAAGTTAGCGCATGAGTTAGATACAGATTTAAATACATTATTCTGGGATGGAGATGTTTAA
- a CDS encoding DUF3278 domain-containing protein, translating into MKAKETRFEKYMKFWYGISGPLDEQKRQVMNQIGNRAFFIFFLGMDVAFLISLVLFSMYKADVAYLFLSGSFFVMLMAVNLYIMQQSRKARLTDNEVEKDELPEAKKAAWTKGMISGAIFGILMLILEFLTSYSDGSWTWIMIPTCLISGVFFGIFMSLIAVHRIKVVKDED; encoded by the coding sequence ATGAAAGCTAAAGAAACTAGATTCGAAAAATATATGAAATTTTGGTACGGAATTTCTGGTCCACTTGATGAGCAGAAACGTCAAGTTATGAATCAAATTGGAAATAGGGCATTTTTTATTTTCTTTTTAGGGATGGATGTAGCATTTTTAATTTCTCTGGTTTTGTTTTCGATGTATAAAGCTGATGTGGCATATCTTTTCCTTTCTGGTAGCTTTTTTGTAATGCTAATGGCAGTTAACTTATACATAATGCAGCAATCTAGAAAGGCGAGATTGACAGATAATGAAGTAGAGAAAGACGAATTACCTGAGGCTAAAAAAGCTGCATGGACAAAAGGAATGATATCGGGAGCAATCTTTGGCATATTGATGTTAATCTTAGAATTCTTAACTAGTTATAGCGATGGTTCGTGGACCTGGATAATGATTCCTACATGTTTGATTTCAGGTGTTTTCTTCGGTATCTTTATGTCGCTAATTGCAGTTCATAGAATCAAAGTAGTAAAAGACGAAGATTAA
- a CDS encoding aldo/keto reductase, with amino-acid sequence MKTTKLGKTSLDIPAIALGVMRMGTRTPEEGAAAINAAYKAGVNFIDSADIYGRGNSEKVFGKALKLADVNREDLFIQSKTGIVVGSSGSHGSLAYGSRYEFTKEHILDAVDGILKRMDINYLDCLVLHRPDILMDLEGIKQAFDILQATGKVRFFGVSNFNPAQFKMLQNAVSQPLMFDQVQFGLMHTGMVDFGLHTNMTDDASINHDGSLLEFLRMNHITLQAWSPFQYGTFAGTFINNPAFPELNKKLQEIGDKYSVGKNAVAAAWILKWPGQVQVIMGTMTPAHIVDSAKGADIELTNQEWYDLYFAAGHDLP; translated from the coding sequence ATGAAAACAACAAAATTAGGAAAAACAAGTTTAGATATTCCAGCTATTGCTTTAGGCGTTATGCGGATGGGGACTAGAACTCCAGAAGAAGGAGCTGCTGCAATTAACGCAGCTTATAAAGCTGGTGTAAATTTTATTGATTCTGCGGATATTTATGGACGCGGAAATTCAGAAAAGGTTTTTGGTAAGGCGTTAAAATTAGCCGATGTTAACCGTGAAGATTTATTTATTCAATCAAAGACTGGAATTGTTGTAGGATCAAGTGGAAGCCATGGATCATTAGCTTATGGCTCACGCTATGAATTTACTAAAGAACATATTTTGGATGCTGTTGATGGTATTTTGAAGAGAATGGATATTAATTACTTAGACTGCCTAGTCTTACACAGACCAGATATTTTGATGGATCTAGAGGGAATTAAACAAGCCTTTGATATTTTACAAGCTACCGGTAAAGTTAGATTCTTTGGTGTATCTAACTTTAATCCTGCTCAATTTAAGATGCTTCAAAATGCAGTAAGTCAGCCTTTAATGTTTGATCAAGTGCAATTTGGATTAATGCACACAGGAATGGTTGACTTTGGCTTGCATACTAATATGACTGATGATGCTTCTATTAACCACGATGGTAGCTTACTGGAGTTTTTACGGATGAATCATATTACTTTGCAAGCGTGGTCACCATTTCAATATGGAACTTTTGCTGGTACATTTATCAATAATCCAGCCTTTCCTGAATTAAATAAGAAATTGCAGGAAATTGGAGATAAATATAGCGTTGGTAAAAATGCAGTTGCGGCAGCTTGGATTCTTAAATGGCCTGGTCAGGTTCAGGTTATCATGGGAACTATGACTCCGGCTCATATTGTCGATTCTGCTAAGGGTGCAGATATTGAGCTGACTAATCAAGAATGGTATGATTTATATTTTGCTGCGGGACACGATTTACCGTAA
- a CDS encoding GNAT family N-acetyltransferase — translation MKLSQNKETLDQIAPLVEYAFLKNNDIREDPNFLSRYNHSMGFGEYKDNHLASYIMVNEFKSRIFAKKVKMGGVGYVASYPENRGQGDINRLMKEIILELHDQNYAISDLAPFSETFYRRYGYENAIYEKMYQIRPEYLRFFKPIKEGKLMRGNWSDSSLKEAVIKLYQAKLNQGEQRNTVDRADWWWDRLDTYYPGRSICVYFDKFQQPQGYMFYRIVERNFRAEEMYYQTPQAAQALLSIIASHSSSDLKYYVKMPEESLLGEFFPEQEGITIKTIPYMMTRIIDMKQVLEALPLVNNKKLTIEVTDDDIIVENNGIWLVNDAAEETRVRKVETDPDYTASLTNWTKVLLGHLTLKRAVQLGFVKENHPVNTDFVKGEVSFYDYF, via the coding sequence ATGAAATTAAGTCAAAATAAAGAAACTTTAGATCAAATAGCACCATTAGTGGAATATGCTTTTTTAAAAAATAATGATATACGTGAGGATCCCAACTTTTTAAGTCGTTATAACCATAGTATGGGTTTTGGTGAATATAAGGATAACCATCTTGCTAGCTATATTATGGTAAATGAATTTAAGAGTAGAATTTTTGCTAAAAAAGTTAAAATGGGCGGAGTTGGTTATGTTGCTTCCTATCCCGAAAACCGTGGTCAGGGCGATATTAATCGCTTGATGAAGGAGATTATTTTAGAATTACACGATCAAAATTACGCAATTTCTGACTTAGCTCCATTTTCAGAAACTTTTTATCGTCGTTATGGCTATGAAAATGCTATTTATGAAAAAATGTATCAAATTCGGCCTGAATATCTGCGTTTCTTTAAGCCTATCAAAGAGGGAAAATTGATGCGCGGAAATTGGAGCGACTCATCCCTAAAAGAAGCAGTAATCAAGTTATATCAAGCTAAACTCAATCAAGGTGAACAAAGAAATACAGTTGACCGTGCAGACTGGTGGTGGGATAGATTAGATACGTATTATCCCGGTAGATCAATTTGTGTTTATTTTGATAAATTCCAACAACCACAGGGGTATATGTTTTACCGAATTGTTGAGCGCAATTTCCGAGCAGAAGAAATGTACTATCAAACTCCGCAAGCAGCTCAGGCCCTGTTAAGCATTATTGCAAGTCATAGCTCAAGCGACTTGAAATACTATGTGAAAATGCCTGAGGAAAGTTTGTTAGGAGAATTCTTCCCGGAACAAGAAGGAATCACTATAAAGACAATACCTTACATGATGACTAGAATCATTGATATGAAACAAGTGTTAGAAGCATTGCCTTTAGTTAATAATAAGAAACTGACTATTGAGGTCACTGACGATGATATTATTGTTGAAAATAATGGTATCTGGTTAGTTAACGATGCTGCTGAAGAAACTAGGGTAAGAAAAGTCGAAACAGATCCAGACTATACAGCTTCTCTAACTAACTGGACCAAAGTTTTATTAGGCCACTTAACTTTAAAACGGGCAGTTCAATTAGGTTTTGTTAAAGAAAATCATCCAGTTAATACTGATTTTGTTAAAGGCGAAGTTTCATTTTACGATTACTTTTAA
- a CDS encoding NAD(P)-dependent oxidoreductase, producing MKVGIIGASGMAGSAIYKLASQNKDLEVTGIVRDKDKAKRVLGKDAKLLIGDVLTMDDSLLQEFNVIVDAFGTTPERARDQVKLATKLCGLAKNKDIRVIFILGAGSLRTGIDNHLVVEDIKKLTGSENWINTPKEQLNELNYLKQVEDVDWLGISPALTFEAGPEAAGYMLGNDTLLYNDKNESKVTSGTMARLVVNEIVHPEHHKERITLVDE from the coding sequence ATGAAAGTAGGTATTATTGGAGCTTCAGGCATGGCAGGAAGTGCAATTTATAAGTTGGCTAGTCAAAATAAAGACTTAGAAGTAACAGGTATTGTTAGAGATAAAGATAAAGCTAAAAGAGTCTTAGGTAAGGATGCTAAGCTTTTAATTGGCGACGTCCTAACAATGGATGATAGTTTGCTTCAAGAATTTAATGTGATTGTTGACGCTTTTGGTACCACACCAGAGAGGGCAAGAGATCAAGTAAAACTTGCTACCAAGTTGTGCGGATTAGCTAAGAATAAAGATATTAGAGTAATCTTCATTCTAGGAGCTGGTAGTCTTAGAACTGGAATTGATAACCACTTAGTTGTTGAAGATATTAAGAAATTAACTGGCTCTGAAAACTGGATTAATACACCCAAAGAGCAGTTGAATGAGTTAAACTACTTAAAGCAAGTTGAAGATGTAGATTGGCTTGGAATTTCACCAGCCTTAACCTTTGAAGCAGGTCCAGAAGCAGCAGGTTATATGTTAGGTAACGATACGCTGCTCTACAACGATAAAAATGAATCTAAAGTAACTTCGGGTACAATGGCACGCTTAGTTGTAAATGAAATTGTTCATCCAGAGCACCATAAGGAAAGAATTACTTTAGTTGATGAATAA
- a CDS encoding IS3 family transposase has translation MSKLTKKDKLNIYKEWTIENKRSTYLSKKYGIGSVSIKYLVSLIHRHGMDILDKPHTYYSAQFKLEAINRVLVNHEAAYSVSLELGLKSQGMLINWIRSYKENGYNVVIKRKGRRTREQRAREIEERKRRIASPEFKAYCRECIYKKIGCLGSKEKKPTKTEIAQAVRELRLELGLGVKTILSILSDPNNALPSLSRSNYYNILKREDQDEIKHHSLIKRIKEIFFELKDRYTAPGYRTITDHLHSEGFIINRKTVYRLMRKLNLIGYRMKRRRRYNSFEGEIEGRIKPNLIKRNFFAIRPNMKWYTDITEFNLRGQKLYLSPIIDGCGRDIVAYNISRRPNLQQVLTMLDDAFKVNDSLNGLVFHSDRGWQYQHKTYQYELARRGIEQSMSRKGCSPDDGLMEGFFGILKREMFYGKESNYANLNELEQAIKDYIHFYNYERTKSKLKGLTPIQYRNQSLVA, from the coding sequence ATGTCTAAATTAACTAAAAAAGATAAATTGAATATTTATAAAGAATGGACTATTGAAAATAAAAGATCGACATATTTAAGTAAAAAGTATGGAATAGGCTCAGTTAGTATTAAGTACTTAGTTTCACTCATTCATAGGCATGGAATGGATATATTAGATAAGCCCCATACTTATTATTCAGCCCAATTTAAGCTAGAAGCTATCAATCGGGTTTTAGTCAATCATGAAGCTGCTTACTCTGTATCTTTAGAATTGGGCTTGAAAAGTCAAGGGATGCTTATTAACTGGATTCGCTCTTATAAAGAAAACGGGTATAATGTCGTTATCAAGAGGAAAGGACGACGAACCCGTGAACAAAGAGCTAGAGAAATTGAAGAAAGAAAACGAAGAATTGCGTCACCAGAATTTAAAGCTTACTGTCGAGAATGCATTTATAAAAAAATTGGATGCCTTGGTTCAAAAGAGAAAAAACCAACCAAAACAGAAATAGCACAAGCTGTTAGAGAATTAAGGCTAGAACTTGGGTTGGGTGTTAAAACTATCTTGTCGATTTTAAGTGATCCGAATAATGCTTTACCTAGCTTATCCAGAAGCAATTATTACAATATTTTAAAGCGCGAAGATCAAGATGAGATAAAGCACCACAGTCTAATTAAACGAATTAAAGAAATATTCTTTGAACTTAAAGATAGATACACTGCTCCAGGTTATCGAACAATAACTGATCACTTACATAGTGAAGGCTTTATAATCAATCGAAAAACAGTCTATCGTTTAATGCGTAAACTTAATTTGATTGGATATCGTATGAAACGTAGAAGACGCTACAACAGCTTTGAGGGTGAAATTGAAGGAAGAATTAAACCTAACTTAATTAAACGCAACTTCTTTGCTATTAGACCAAATATGAAGTGGTACACGGATATTACTGAATTCAACTTAAGAGGACAAAAGCTTTATCTATCGCCTATTATCGATGGCTGTGGGAGAGATATTGTCGCTTATAATATCTCTCGTCGTCCCAACTTGCAGCAGGTACTGACTATGCTTGATGATGCATTTAAAGTTAATGATTCATTGAATGGATTAGTATTTCATTCAGATCGTGGCTGGCAATATCAACATAAGACTTATCAATATGAACTTGCAAGACGTGGCATTGAACAAAGTATGTCTAGGAAAGGCTGTTCTCCAGACGATGGGCTTATGGAAGGCTTCTTTGGCATACTTAAAAGAGAGATGTTTTATGGCAAAGAATCAAACTATGCCAATCTGAATGAATTAGAACAAGCGATTAAAGATTATATTCACTTTTATAATTACGAAAGAACAAAGAGTAAACTAAAAGGACTGACTCCGATTCAATATCGGAATCAATCCTTAGTTGCATAA